A genome region from Streptomyces antimycoticus includes the following:
- a CDS encoding SGNH/GDSL hydrolase family protein, with protein MTARRAALGGAAAALLAAAALHATPAEAAGSRHDVVTWAASADRLGDGTPDRGYRMVVHTSVGGSDLRIRLSNAFGDRPLTLDSVYAGVQKSGAELKPGSNRRLTFGGGRSVTVPAGGTVLSDALPGGLPAATNLVVSLHTPDAAGPATGHGMAMQTSYTTQGDHTGEESATHWTETTGSWFYLDAVTVRTSAATGAVVALGDSITDGWQSTTDLNRRWPDYLARRLQKAASDVRGVANEGISGNKVLADGAGQSALNRLDRDVLSLPGVRTVFLFEGVNDIKAHTGVTAADMIDGYRQIIARAHAAGKCVVGATVGPFKGWSEWDAAAERVRQDVNAFVRGSGEFDAVTDFDRVLRSPYDPERVLPFLDNGDHLHPNDKGMQAMADAIDLTALDCTGGPRSTG; from the coding sequence ATGACGGCCCGCCGCGCCGCCCTCGGCGGCGCGGCCGCCGCACTGCTCGCGGCCGCCGCCCTCCACGCCACCCCCGCCGAGGCGGCGGGCAGCCGGCACGACGTCGTCACCTGGGCGGCGAGCGCGGATCGTCTGGGGGACGGGACACCGGACCGCGGCTACCGGATGGTCGTGCACACCAGCGTCGGCGGCAGCGATCTGCGCATCCGTCTCTCCAACGCCTTCGGCGACCGGCCGCTGACCCTCGACAGCGTCTACGCCGGTGTTCAGAAGTCGGGTGCCGAGCTGAAGCCGGGCAGCAACCGGCGGCTGACCTTCGGTGGCGGGCGCTCCGTCACCGTCCCGGCGGGCGGGACCGTGCTCAGCGACGCCCTGCCCGGCGGACTGCCCGCCGCGACCAACCTGGTCGTCAGCCTCCACACCCCCGACGCCGCCGGTCCGGCCACGGGGCACGGGATGGCGATGCAGACGTCGTACACGACCCAGGGCGATCACACGGGAGAGGAGAGCGCCACCCACTGGACGGAGACCACCGGCTCCTGGTTCTACCTCGACGCCGTCACCGTCCGCACGTCCGCCGCCACCGGGGCCGTGGTGGCGCTCGGCGACTCGATCACCGACGGCTGGCAGTCCACCACCGACCTCAACCGCCGCTGGCCCGACTACCTTGCGCGCCGGTTGCAGAAGGCGGCCTCCGACGTCCGGGGAGTGGCGAACGAGGGGATCTCCGGCAACAAGGTCCTCGCCGACGGCGCCGGGCAGAGCGCCCTGAACCGGCTCGACCGCGATGTGCTGTCCCTTCCGGGTGTGCGGACCGTGTTCCTCTTCGAGGGGGTCAACGACATCAAGGCGCACACCGGTGTCACCGCCGCGGACATGATCGACGGCTACCGCCAGATCATCGCGCGGGCGCACGCGGCCGGGAAGTGCGTGGTCGGCGCCACCGTGGGCCCCTTCAAGGGCTGGTCCGAATGGGACGCAGCCGCCGAGCGGGTACGCCAGGACGTCAACGCCTTCGTCCGCGGCAGTGGCGAGTTCGACGCGGTCACCGACTTCGACCGCGTCCTGCGCAGCCCCTACGACCCCGAGCGGGTGCTGCCGTTCCTCGACAACGGCGACCATCTGCACCCCAACGACAAGGGCATGCAGGCGATGGCCGACGCCATCGACCTCACGGCGCTCGACTGCACCGGCGGCCCGCGCTCCACGGGCTGA
- a CDS encoding NAD(P)/FAD-dependent oxidoreductase, with translation MRVVVIGAGVVGAAVAAELAARGARVTVLEADHPGAGTTANSFAWINSANKEPEPYFALNHAGMRAHDELAGDGAPWFFPVGNLEWAVTDRHKEVLAGRVARLTARDYPVEWITAEQAGKLEPDLAATPSDAVFAFFPHEAYTLPVLLLSRLLGGARDRGVRVIGGARVTAIEHGPAGTAVICADGGRYVADTVVSCAGRWTQGVAELAGAHVPMADPDLAGSATVGFLATTAPTAARLSRVLTGPRLNVRPDGGGRLLLQTLDLDAAADPATPYAPDGEIATDMLARLPEVLNAAEGTVVEKVRVGQRAMPGDGFTVAGFPATDVPFYVVATHSGITLAPLLGRLVADELYGHESPLLQDFRPGRFISGEVLPPPPPARRPGEQ, from the coding sequence GTGCGAGTTGTGGTCATCGGAGCCGGAGTGGTGGGCGCGGCCGTGGCGGCGGAACTGGCCGCGCGTGGCGCCCGGGTCACCGTGCTCGAGGCGGATCACCCCGGAGCGGGCACCACCGCGAACTCATTCGCCTGGATCAACAGCGCGAACAAGGAGCCCGAGCCGTACTTCGCGCTCAACCACGCCGGTATGCGCGCACACGACGAGCTGGCCGGGGACGGCGCGCCATGGTTCTTCCCCGTCGGGAACCTGGAGTGGGCGGTAACGGACCGGCACAAGGAGGTGCTGGCCGGGCGGGTGGCGCGGCTGACGGCCAGGGACTACCCGGTGGAGTGGATCACCGCGGAACAGGCCGGGAAGCTGGAGCCGGACCTCGCGGCGACACCGTCGGACGCCGTGTTCGCCTTCTTTCCCCATGAGGCGTACACGCTGCCCGTGCTGCTGCTGTCCCGGCTGCTGGGCGGGGCCAGGGACCGGGGCGTGAGGGTGATCGGCGGCGCCAGGGTGACCGCGATCGAGCACGGCCCGGCGGGAACGGCCGTGATCTGCGCCGACGGCGGCCGCTACGTGGCGGACACGGTGGTGAGCTGCGCGGGCCGGTGGACGCAGGGCGTGGCCGAGCTGGCGGGTGCGCACGTCCCCATGGCCGACCCGGATCTCGCGGGCTCGGCGACGGTCGGCTTCCTCGCCACCACCGCACCGACGGCCGCGCGTCTGTCCCGCGTCCTGACCGGCCCGCGGCTCAACGTCCGCCCCGACGGCGGTGGCCGTCTGCTGCTCCAGACCCTGGACCTGGACGCGGCCGCGGACCCCGCCACGCCGTACGCGCCCGACGGCGAGATCGCCACCGACATGCTGGCCCGTCTGCCCGAGGTGCTGAACGCCGCCGAGGGCACCGTCGTGGAGAAGGTCCGGGTCGGCCAACGCGCCATGCCGGGCGACGGTTTCACGGTGGCGGGCTTCCCCGCCACCGACGTTCCGTTCTACGTGGTGGCGACCCACAGCGGCATCACCCTCGCCCCGCTGCTCGGCCGACTGGTCGCGGACGAGCTCTACGGCCATGAGTCCCCCCTGCTGCAGGACTTCCGGCCGGGCCGCTTCATCTCGGGCGAGGTCCTGCCCCCACCGCCTCCGGCACGCCGCCCCGGCGAGCAGTGA
- a CDS encoding ABC transporter permease → MNTATATTAPATNKAAGGAGGKPIAKGVGERAKRLLGAGFAALVGLFLLAPVLVTIASSLTTTSYVTFPPKGLTLHWYAELLNRPEFLDSFLLSIGVAAGAAVVSTALGLAAGLAIHRYPFPGKSVLDRVFSSAFAVPTIVLGIGLLQWYAQLGMASSPLTLLLAHLVLTVPYTVRLVLAGLAGLDRSAELAAAGLGAKAPQVFWHVTLPAVRGPLIAGAFFALITSFDDLTIALFVVTTDMQTLPVRIFNYLQYNYDPTVTAVGTVMVLFAAVAVVIIERVVGVAHLFGADPEQ, encoded by the coding sequence GTGAACACGGCAACCGCAACCACCGCACCGGCGACGAACAAGGCGGCGGGCGGGGCCGGGGGCAAGCCCATCGCCAAGGGCGTGGGCGAGCGCGCGAAGCGCCTGCTCGGGGCTGGGTTCGCCGCCCTCGTCGGGCTGTTCCTGCTGGCGCCCGTGCTCGTCACCATCGCCTCGTCGCTCACCACGACCAGCTATGTCACCTTCCCGCCCAAGGGGCTGACCCTGCACTGGTACGCGGAGCTGCTGAACCGGCCCGAGTTCCTGGACTCCTTCCTCCTCAGCATCGGCGTGGCGGCGGGAGCGGCCGTGGTGTCCACGGCGCTGGGGCTCGCGGCGGGGCTGGCCATCCACCGCTACCCGTTCCCGGGGAAGTCGGTGCTGGACAGGGTGTTCTCGAGCGCGTTCGCCGTGCCGACGATCGTGCTCGGCATCGGGCTGCTCCAGTGGTACGCCCAGCTCGGCATGGCGTCCAGCCCGCTCACCCTGCTGCTGGCGCATCTGGTGCTGACCGTCCCGTACACGGTGCGCCTGGTGCTGGCCGGTCTCGCCGGGCTCGACCGTTCGGCTGAGCTGGCGGCTGCCGGTCTGGGTGCGAAGGCGCCGCAGGTGTTCTGGCATGTGACGCTGCCCGCCGTGCGCGGGCCGCTGATCGCGGGGGCGTTCTTCGCCCTGATCACGTCCTTCGACGACCTGACGATCGCGCTGTTCGTGGTGACCACGGACATGCAGACCCTGCCGGTGCGGATCTTCAACTACCTCCAGTACAACTACGACCCGACCGTGACCGCCGTCGGCACCGTGATGGTGCTCTTCGCCGCGGTGGCCGTCGTCATCATCGAGCGCGTCGTCGGCGTCGCTCATCTCTTCGGGGCCGACCCCGAGCAGTGA
- a CDS encoding ABC transporter permease — translation MAATARIADGPALRPDDSAPTPKVSQKVTARGPWRTGLLLASPAIAVLALLFIAPLFMLVYNSFRTQAGDPTLQNYTRFLGDSFYRDVLWHTLWIGALTTLGCLVVGYPFAVYLRGRSPRARNYLSLVLLSPLLISMVTRAYGWLVLLGPKGPIADGFHAVGLDAPKMLYNDTAVVVGMVHVMLAYMVLPLMGSLDRIDPALTPAAKGLGASGWTCFWRITVPLSLPGMLAGSLIVFSLTVSSFVTPAILGGPTVKLMPYFVYTEATSNLNWPYAAAIGFVLIVVTTILTAVYARLLRGRGGKEVFA, via the coding sequence ATGGCAGCCACAGCACGCATCGCTGACGGCCCGGCCCTGAGGCCCGACGACTCCGCGCCGACCCCGAAGGTTTCCCAGAAGGTCACGGCGCGCGGCCCCTGGCGCACCGGGCTGCTGCTGGCCTCCCCCGCCATCGCCGTGCTCGCCCTGCTCTTCATCGCACCGCTGTTCATGCTGGTGTACAACAGCTTCCGCACCCAGGCGGGCGACCCCACTCTGCAGAACTACACACGGTTCCTCGGGGACTCCTTCTACCGGGACGTGCTGTGGCACACCCTGTGGATCGGCGCGCTGACCACCCTCGGCTGCCTCGTCGTGGGCTATCCGTTCGCCGTCTATCTGCGCGGACGCTCGCCCAGGGCGCGCAACTACCTCTCCCTCGTGCTGCTGTCGCCGCTGCTCATCTCCATGGTGACCAGGGCGTACGGGTGGCTGGTGCTGCTCGGGCCGAAGGGACCGATCGCGGACGGGTTCCACGCCGTGGGCCTGGACGCGCCGAAGATGCTGTACAACGACACCGCGGTCGTCGTCGGCATGGTGCATGTGATGCTCGCCTATATGGTGCTCCCGTTGATGGGCAGCCTGGACCGGATCGACCCGGCCCTCACGCCCGCGGCCAAGGGCCTGGGGGCGAGCGGCTGGACCTGCTTCTGGCGGATCACCGTCCCGCTGTCCTTGCCGGGGATGCTCGCCGGTTCGCTGATCGTGTTCAGTCTGACCGTCTCCAGCTTCGTCACCCCGGCGATTCTGGGCGGACCCACGGTGAAGCTGATGCCGTACTTCGTCTACACCGAGGCGACGTCCAACCTGAACTGGCCGTACGCGGCGGCGATCGGCTTCGTGCTGATCGTGGTGACGACGATTCTGACGGCCGTGTACGCCCGGCTGCTGCGCGGGCGTGGCGGCAAGGAGGTGTTCGCGTGA
- a CDS encoding ABC transporter ATP-binding protein yields MTAGTETVGKEAAPAGPDTAARAGSTRGRLVLQGIHKALGGKEVVRGIDLTMEPGEFLTLLGPSGCGKSTTLNMVAGHLLPDSGVVEVDGRDITRLPANRRAMGMVFQSYALFPHMTVAENIAFGLRMRKVGAAQRRRRAAEALELVGLDGMGERYPRQLSGGQRQRTALARALIVEPDLLLLDEPFSNLDAQLRVRLREEVAALQRRVGTTTILVTHDQDEALAVSDRIAVMAEGTIHQLDAPETVYLRPATDFVAQFVGEVNVLDGIAAGAAAEGHRCRIGDTHLVTATPVGTAPGDGEAVRLYVRPEAVRVLAASEEGRSDRTRIDKAAQPGLPGTVEATRFLGTRIRCVVATAAGRVEATLPFGSEVPRLGEEVICAWQPQHASLTARP; encoded by the coding sequence GTGACCGCGGGGACGGAAACCGTGGGCAAGGAGGCCGCACCGGCCGGGCCGGACACCGCCGCACGGGCAGGGAGCACCCGCGGGCGGCTGGTCCTCCAGGGGATCCACAAGGCCCTGGGCGGCAAGGAGGTCGTACGCGGTATCGACCTGACGATGGAGCCCGGGGAGTTCCTCACCCTGCTCGGTCCGTCGGGATGTGGCAAGAGCACCACGCTGAACATGGTGGCGGGCCATCTGCTGCCCGACTCCGGCGTGGTGGAGGTGGACGGCCGCGACATCACCCGGCTCCCCGCGAACCGGCGGGCCATGGGCATGGTCTTCCAGTCCTACGCCCTGTTCCCCCATATGACGGTGGCGGAGAACATCGCGTTCGGCCTGCGGATGCGCAAGGTCGGAGCCGCCCAGCGCAGGCGCAGGGCGGCCGAGGCCCTGGAGCTGGTGGGGCTCGACGGCATGGGTGAGCGCTATCCGCGCCAGCTCTCCGGCGGACAGCGCCAGCGCACGGCCCTGGCCAGGGCGCTGATCGTGGAACCCGACCTGCTGCTGCTCGACGAGCCGTTCTCCAACCTCGACGCCCAGCTCAGGGTGCGCCTGCGCGAGGAGGTCGCCGCCCTCCAGCGCCGGGTGGGCACCACCACCATTCTGGTCACCCACGATCAGGACGAGGCGCTCGCGGTGTCGGACCGGATCGCGGTGATGGCCGAGGGGACGATCCATCAGCTGGACGCCCCCGAGACCGTGTATCTGCGTCCGGCCACGGACTTCGTGGCGCAGTTCGTCGGCGAGGTCAATGTGCTCGACGGGATCGCGGCGGGGGCGGCCGCCGAAGGGCACCGCTGCCGGATCGGTGACACCCATCTCGTCACGGCGACACCGGTCGGCACCGCGCCGGGCGACGGCGAGGCGGTACGGCTCTATGTGCGGCCGGAGGCCGTGCGGGTGCTGGCCGCATCCGAGGAGGGCCGCTCGGACAGAACACGCATCGACAAGGCGGCGCAGCCGGGACTTCCCGGCACCGTCGAGGCCACCCGCTTCCTCGGCACCCGCATCCGCTGCGTCGTGGCCACGGCCGCGGGACGCGTCGAGGCAACGCTGCCGTTCGGTTCCGAGGTGCCCAGGCTGGGCGAGGAGGTGATCTGCGCATGGCAGCCACAGCACGCATCGCTGACGGCCCGGCCCTGA
- a CDS encoding ABC transporter substrate-binding protein: MSSALALTIALTGCGSPNPAAGGGSGGALVVAGYGGSFETAFRDSVLPAFEKSCGCKVTYIPGSSTDTVAKLKAQRANPQIDVALVDDGPQAQALEAGLLASVDPKVVPVDDVVPIARMENNSGVGFGLTATGIAYNPEWFEDHGIPKPTTWEDLANPKLKDKVVLPSITNTYGVGLLVGASKANGGSEKDVDPGLTAVKKIAQNAATFDTTADVSNYFLQGQAAASVWGVSRTSTLAEKDFPIEFVYPKDGAIGLVTTANVVKKAPHEEVAQKFVAHLLEPSVQQTLAKATYDGSVVKGVKEDPALKNKVVSADKVDSLLRLDWKTINKNRSAWTDQWNKQVESK; this comes from the coding sequence GTGTCCAGTGCCCTCGCTCTCACCATCGCCCTCACCGGCTGTGGCTCTCCCAATCCCGCCGCCGGTGGCGGCAGCGGGGGCGCCTTGGTGGTGGCCGGCTACGGCGGCTCGTTCGAAACGGCGTTCCGCGACTCGGTACTGCCCGCGTTCGAGAAGAGCTGCGGCTGCAAGGTCACCTATATCCCCGGCTCCTCCACCGACACCGTCGCCAAGCTCAAGGCGCAGCGCGCCAACCCGCAGATCGACGTCGCGCTGGTGGACGACGGTCCCCAGGCGCAGGCGCTGGAGGCCGGGCTGCTCGCGTCGGTCGACCCCAAGGTGGTGCCGGTGGACGATGTGGTGCCGATCGCCCGGATGGAGAACAACTCGGGGGTGGGGTTCGGGCTGACGGCCACGGGCATCGCCTACAACCCCGAGTGGTTCGAGGATCACGGCATCCCCAAGCCCACCACCTGGGAGGACCTGGCCAACCCCAAGCTGAAGGACAAGGTGGTCCTTCCGTCGATCACCAACACCTATGGGGTGGGGCTGCTGGTCGGCGCGTCCAAGGCGAACGGCGGCTCGGAGAAGGATGTCGACCCCGGCCTCACGGCGGTCAAGAAGATCGCCCAGAACGCGGCGACGTTCGACACCACCGCCGATGTGTCCAACTACTTCCTCCAGGGCCAGGCCGCCGCCTCGGTGTGGGGGGTGTCGCGGACCTCGACGCTCGCGGAGAAGGACTTCCCCATCGAGTTCGTCTACCCGAAGGACGGTGCCATCGGCCTGGTGACCACGGCGAACGTGGTGAAGAAGGCACCGCATGAGGAGGTGGCCCAGAAGTTCGTCGCCCATCTGCTGGAGCCGTCCGTCCAGCAGACGCTGGCCAAGGCGACCTACGACGGCTCGGTGGTCAAGGGCGTCAAGGAGGACCCCGCCCTGAAGAACAAGGTCGTCAGCGCCGACAAGGTGGACTCCCTGCTGAGGCTCGACTGGAAGACCATCAACAAGAACCGCTCCGCCTGGACCGACCAGTGGAACAAGCAGGTGGAGAGCAAGTGA
- a CDS encoding GntR family transcriptional regulator produces the protein MAERDLPLYEQIRRELEGNIRDGRWAPGTRVPTEAELGEQFGVSRITVQRALRDLADAGLVVRYRRHGTFVAQTTDEENLLRSAGVLTSGPETHGDHRVISAKVLPAGGAALRLPGLDDNDAVVQLDRHKLSADGSRVTGTELAVLPFRIAPDLLDQDLVTITSHMYLRDRGVPLQRSRLYVEPYALDEEHAELFGLKPGTAVFRWLRVTWAENDEVVEHLEIILPTDTSRFYVETSLPGPLG, from the coding sequence ATGGCCGAACGTGACCTCCCGCTGTACGAGCAGATCCGCAGGGAGCTGGAGGGAAACATCCGGGACGGCCGGTGGGCACCCGGGACCCGGGTGCCCACCGAAGCCGAGCTCGGAGAACAGTTCGGCGTCTCGCGAATCACCGTGCAGCGCGCGCTGCGCGACCTCGCGGACGCCGGGCTGGTCGTCCGGTACCGCAGGCACGGCACGTTTGTCGCACAGACCACCGATGAGGAAAACCTGCTCCGCTCCGCGGGCGTGCTGACCAGCGGGCCGGAAACCCACGGCGACCACCGAGTGATCAGCGCCAAGGTCCTGCCCGCGGGTGGCGCGGCCCTGCGGCTGCCCGGCCTGGACGACAACGACGCCGTCGTACAACTCGATCGCCACAAGCTGAGCGCGGACGGCAGCCGCGTGACCGGCACGGAGCTCGCCGTGCTGCCCTTCCGGATCGCCCCCGACCTGCTGGACCAGGACCTGGTCACCATCACGAGCCATATGTACCTCCGCGACCGCGGAGTGCCCCTGCAACGCTCACGGCTCTACGTGGAGCCGTACGCCCTGGACGAGGAGCATGCCGAGCTCTTCGGCCTGAAACCGGGTACCGCGGTCTTCCGCTGGCTGCGCGTCACCTGGGCGGAGAACGACGAGGTGGTCGAACACCTCGAAATCATCCTGCCGACCGACACTTCCCGCTTCTACGTGGAGACCTCGCTCCCCGGCCCGCTCGGCTGA
- a CDS encoding FAD-binding protein: MEQGMTVTPQNQQRAVAALKAHLPADRVLTAGPEYAAGTALWNGAVASRPAILPRYTSTAEVQTGVRAARELGLPLSVRGGGHDWAGRALSDQGLTLDLTPMSSGHVDVEAAGRPLPEGPGRTMCSPPPTRTAWSPPPAPSAPWAWPDRPCAAEVATSAW; encoded by the coding sequence ATGGAGCAAGGCATGACAGTCACCCCACAGAATCAGCAGAGGGCGGTGGCGGCGCTGAAGGCGCACCTGCCTGCCGATCGGGTCCTCACCGCGGGTCCCGAGTACGCGGCGGGCACCGCGCTCTGGAACGGCGCGGTCGCCTCCCGGCCCGCGATTCTGCCGCGCTACACATCGACCGCCGAGGTACAGACAGGAGTCCGGGCCGCTCGGGAGTTGGGGTTGCCGCTCTCGGTGCGGGGCGGAGGCCATGACTGGGCGGGACGTGCCCTCAGCGACCAGGGACTGACGCTGGATCTGACCCCGATGTCCTCGGGGCACGTCGATGTGGAGGCCGCCGGGCGACCGTTGCCGGAGGGGCCAGGACGAACCATGTGCTCTCCGCCGCCGACCCGTACGGCATGGTCGCCGCCACCGGCACCATCGGCACCGTGGGCATGGCCGGACCGACCCTGCGCGGCGGAGGTGGCAACTTCGGCGTGGTGA
- a CDS encoding DUF6924 domain-containing protein produces the protein MHDTAMLPTIDFTHHDFEAEALVVRTDYSDDAAWRTVVGLLNQPDDNGFEVRTFLLDDRAFAGAGPDDVISAAAAEPALEVVFLADAATMTGDHPLLAVSTRSQELEDGDMELDRAFRLTPPDVNLMHVNLAIGHMDFWEFAYHAARAADRVLRL, from the coding sequence ATGCATGACACCGCCATGCTACCGACCATCGATTTCACCCATCACGACTTCGAAGCCGAAGCCCTTGTCGTGCGTACGGACTACTCGGACGACGCGGCGTGGCGGACAGTCGTCGGTCTGCTCAACCAGCCCGACGACAACGGTTTCGAGGTGCGCACCTTCCTGCTCGACGACCGTGCGTTCGCCGGGGCGGGTCCGGACGACGTGATATCCGCTGCCGCCGCCGAACCCGCGCTCGAAGTCGTGTTCTTGGCCGATGCCGCCACCATGACCGGCGACCACCCCCTGCTCGCGGTTTCGACCAGAAGCCAGGAACTGGAGGACGGGGACATGGAGCTCGACCGCGCATTCCGCCTGACGCCCCCGGATGTCAATCTGATGCATGTGAACCTGGCCATCGGACATATGGACTTCTGGGAATTCGCCTATCACGCGGCACGCGCCGCCGATCGTGTCCTCCGCTTGTGA
- a CDS encoding alpha-L-arabinofuranosidase C-terminal domain-containing protein, whose product MARGRRSRLGRSGRPRLHLRPAQRKNPLRRRTPRRGPKDYPEYSCAMSHALYMASQSRVDLGSFQHATTVDVSVVAGRTYHDFNDAEHPDAVTIKKSRATTHGTSLTWTFPAHSVTLLQFSPEKAGATSSDKKRTSHA is encoded by the coding sequence ATGGCGCGAGGTCGCCGATCTCGCCTCGGCCGGAGCGGACGACCCCGTCTACACCTTCGACCCGCGCAGCGGAAGAATCCGCTTCGGCGACGGACACCACGGAGAGGTCCCAAGGACTATCCCGAATACTCCTGCGCCATGTCGCATGCCCTCTATATGGCATCCCAGTCCCGGGTCGATCTGGGAAGTTTTCAGCATGCCACGACGGTCGACGTATCCGTGGTGGCGGGCAGGACCTATCACGACTTCAACGACGCCGAACACCCCGACGCCGTCACCATCAAAAAGTCTCGCGCCACGACCCACGGCACCTCCCTGACCTGGACGTTCCCAGCACACTCGGTCACGCTCCTGCAATTCTCACCGGAAAAGGCAGGAGCCACATCAAGCGATAAGAAGAGGACTTCCCATGCATGA